In the genome of uncultured Sphaerochaeta sp., the window AACCACACTCGCCGAAGCATACTTGAGTGCCGTGAAATAGCAAAATGAAGTACCCGTGTAGCCAAGCACCCCAAGCAGGACAACGATAGGCCAGTACCCTTTGGGCGGGAGCAGAGCCTTTCGCTTCCAAGCAACCAGGGAGAGCAGGACACCCCCTGCGAAGAACCGGAAGAAGAGAAGGGTCAGGGTATCGGCTCCGGAAGCATAGGCTATGCGTGCAAAAATCGGCATGATGCCGAAGCAGACGGCCGAAATCGCAACCAACAGGTATCCGATCACAAGCTCTTTGTTTTGACGACGTTTCTGCATACACCCTCCCTTGTTGCAGTAGCAGTACTGTTTTCCTGATTTGCTTGTCAAGATGATGAAACGTTGTGTGACGATGAAAGTCTTGACAGGATGGTATTTCAGGTTTATATGACTATTATCACTATTTTAGTCAAATGTTTTTGGAGAGAATATGCCCAAGCGACTGTCAGAGGAAGAACGTACAACCATTCGTACCCGCCTGAAAGAGGAAGCAGAACTCAGCCTTTCACGCTACGGCCTGAAAGGCACCACAGTCGATGCCTTGGTTGAAGCGGCAAGAATTCCCAAAGGAACCTTCTATCTCTTCTACCCTTCAAAAGAACTGCTCTGTTATGAGGTTTTGATGGACTTTCATGCTGAGGTGCAGAAACGCTTGGCCAGACAGCTGTCCGAGCAGCAGGGCATCATCACGGAAAACGTGCTCGTCTCGTTGCTGAGGGAGCTCTTCCTGAGTGTTGATGGCTCATTTCTTGCCCATCTCATCGAACGAAAAGAGTTGGAGGTCCTGATGCGCAAACTGCCTCCGGCCGTAGTGGCGGCGCATGAGATGGAGGATGAGCTCTCTTTCGAAAGCCTGTTGGGGCACCTTCCCTTCAGCTGTACTGAGCAGCAGATCCAAGTATTCAGTGCAACACTCCGCGCTGTCTTCCTGACCATGTTGCACAAGGATGAGATAGGAGAAAAGCACATGCACGAGGTTATCGAACTTCTGCTCAGCGGAGTGGTCCATGAGCTGTGGACAAGGGGGCGCGTGTGATCAAGGTCGAACATCTTTCGTTCAGCTACACCAAGCACCCTTTCATAGAGAATATGAACTTCTCGGTACGGGAAGGAGAGATTTTTGGCTTTCTCGGTCCCTCCGGAGCAGGGAAAAGTACGGTGCAAAAGATTCTGACAGCCCTCATTCCTGCGTATCAGGGCAGTGTGCAGGTACTGGGAGTGGAAGCCAAGCAGCATAAGAAATCGTTCTACGAACAGATCGGGGTTGATTTCGAATTTCCCAGCCTCTATGAGAAACTGACTGCACGAGAGAACCTACACTTCTTTGCATCACTCTACCAACACTCCCTCCCTCCGGAGCCCTTGCTGGAACGCGTCGGACTGCTGCTTGAAGCGGACAAGCAAGTCTCAGCTTACTCGAAAGGGATGAAATCACGGCTGAACTTCATCAAAGCCCTCATGCATGAACCGAGACTTCTCTTTCTTGATGAACCCACCTCAGGGCTTGACCCCTCCAACGCCCGTTTGGTCAAAGATCTCATTCTTGAGCAGAAAGCCCAAGGCAGAACCATCCTGCTGACCACGCACAATATGCACGATGCCACCGAACTGTGTGACCGGGTTGCCTTTATTGTGGATGGAGAGATACGGGCGCTGGAGACCCCACACCATCTCATCATGAGCCGCGGTGCCTCAAGAATCTCCTATACCTACCTTGATGAGAAGGGAGAAGAAAAACAGGGAACCTCCCAGCTCCAAAAAACCGGCGAAGATGCAAATCTGGTGCGCATCATCGCCGAGAATCGTATTGTGAGCATACACAGCAGCGAACCCACCCTCAACGACATCTTTTCCGAAGTCACGGGAAGGAGGTTGCAATGAGACTGCTGGAGCTTATACGTGCAGACTTAAGGTTCCTTTTTCGGTATGGATTCATCTTCATGTATGCCATCTTCACCGCGCTTTATCTGGTATTGCTCACGCTGCTCGATGACCCGTGGAAGCAGATGGTTGCTGCACTACTGGTGTTTACAGACCCGGCGGCCATGGGCCTCTTCTTCATGGGTGCCATCATCCACCTGGAGAAGGACGAGAGGACACTGCACAGCGTGGCCCTCTCTCCCCTGCCCCTTTACGAGTATCTTACAAGCAAAATCTGCTCGCTCACACTGCTGGCAACTGCGGTGGGGCTGGTTCTCGGGTTTGCAGGAGGCCTTACCCACCATCTGTGGCACTATCTTCCAGCCCTCATCCTCAGCTCTGTTTTCTTCACATCCCTTGCCCTTGCCGTTGCTACCCGGACACAGAGCCTCAACCAATTCCTGGTTGCGGTCATCCCCATCGAACTGGTGGCAAACACCCCTCTGATCCTTCATCTCTTTTCAGTTGAGGTGCCGCTTGGCATCCTGCACCCTGCCCTTGCCTACCTCGACCTGGTTCTCTACCGTAGTCATGCTTTGCTCTCCATCCTCTCCCTTGGCTTGTGGGCAGGAGGGGCCTTTCTGCTCGGCAAGCTGGAGCTGAATCGATACATGTCCACCCTGGGAGGATACAAACGATGAGACTGGTCATGCGTGTGTTTGCTCGGATGATGCAGGAGATACTTCATGACAGCATGCTTGTTGCAGTATGCTTTGCCTCGCTCCTCGCTGCCTTTGCCTTCCGCTTCGGCATACCCACCCTTGAAGACTTCCTCTGCCTCACCTTCCACCAGGAAAGCATCATCTCACCCTATTACCAGCTCATCGACCTGATGCTCATCCAGCTTACTCCGTACATGTTCTGCTTCGCCCCTGCCATGGTGATGCTCGATGAGTATGACCAGAATATTACGTGTGCACTTGCCGTCACCCCACTGGGACTCTCAGGATACCTTTTCTCCCACCTGCTCATGCCAGCCATACTTGCAAGCATCATCTCATTGGTCCTCATCACCATCTTCTCGCTCACCTCATGGCCCATGAGTACACTGATTATTCTCTGCATCATAAGCGGAAGTACAGGATTGTTGGCGGCAATGACAATCTTCTCATTTTCCCACAACAAATTGGAAGGAATGGCAATGGGAAAGCTAAGCGGATTGCTGTTGATGGGACTTCCCATTCCCTACCTGATGGATACTCCGCTCATGTATGGATTCTCCCTCTTTCCTTCCTTCTGGATGGCCCTGTATGCACAAACGCAGAACAGCTTCTTTGCCTTGCTCTCCCTGGGAACTGCGTATCTGATAATGCCTCTGCTCTATGCAAGGGTGCAACGAAAGCTCAGCTAAGGCATATCTTCAGATTTGGTGATAGCGTTTCAGAACACGCAGGGCGCGCAAAGTCACCCACTCACTCTCTTCGCCCTTTGTCCCCATGGGGATAAGCAGGCGATCGCTTGCATAGGTGTTCTCCACCCTCCATCTCCCGTTGTCCTGCTGTTTTGCCT includes:
- a CDS encoding TetR/AcrR family transcriptional regulator translates to MPKRLSEEERTTIRTRLKEEAELSLSRYGLKGTTVDALVEAARIPKGTFYLFYPSKELLCYEVLMDFHAEVQKRLARQLSEQQGIITENVLVSLLRELFLSVDGSFLAHLIERKELEVLMRKLPPAVVAAHEMEDELSFESLLGHLPFSCTEQQIQVFSATLRAVFLTMLHKDEIGEKHMHEVIELLLSGVVHELWTRGRV
- a CDS encoding ABC transporter ATP-binding protein, giving the protein MIKVEHLSFSYTKHPFIENMNFSVREGEIFGFLGPSGAGKSTVQKILTALIPAYQGSVQVLGVEAKQHKKSFYEQIGVDFEFPSLYEKLTARENLHFFASLYQHSLPPEPLLERVGLLLEADKQVSAYSKGMKSRLNFIKALMHEPRLLFLDEPTSGLDPSNARLVKDLILEQKAQGRTILLTTHNMHDATELCDRVAFIVDGEIRALETPHHLIMSRGASRISYTYLDEKGEEKQGTSQLQKTGEDANLVRIIAENRIVSIHSSEPTLNDIFSEVTGRRLQ